From a single Pongo pygmaeus isolate AG05252 chromosome 12, NHGRI_mPonPyg2-v2.0_pri, whole genome shotgun sequence genomic region:
- the SFTPB gene encoding pulmonary surfactant-associated protein B isoform X1, with product MPQAGYPGCRGAMAESHLLQWLLLLLPTLCGPGTAAWTTSSLACAQGPEFWCQSLEQALQCRALGHCLQEVWGHVGADDLCQECEDIVHILNKRAKEAIFQDTMRKFLEQECNVLPLKLLMPQCNQVLDDYFPLVIDYFQNQIDSKGICMHLGLCKSRQPEPEQEPRMSDPLPKPLRDPLPDPLLDKLVLPVLPGALQERPGPHTQDLSEQQFPIPLPYCWLCRALIKRIQAMIPKGALAVAVAQVCHVVPLVAGGICQCLAERYSVILLDTLLGRMLPQLVCRLVLRCSMDDSAGPRSPTGEWLPRDSECRLCMSVTTQAGNSSEQAIPQAMLQACVGSWLDREKCKQFVEQHTPQLLTLVSRGWDAHTTCQALGVCGTMSSPLQCIHSPDL from the exons ATGCCCCAAGCAGGGTACCCAGGCTGCAGAGGTGCCATGGCTGAGTCACACCTGCtgcagtggctgctgctgctgctgcccacgctctgtggcccaggcactG CTGCCTGGACCACCTCATCCTTGGCCTGTGCCCAGGGCCCTGAGTTCTGGTGCCAAAGCCTGGAGCAAGCATTGCAGTGCAGAGCCCTAGGGCATTGCCTACAGGAAGTCTGGGGACATGTGGGAGCC gatGACCTATGCCAAGAGTGTGAGGACATCGTCCACATCCTTAACAAGAGGGCCAAGGAGGCCATTTTCCAG GACACGATGAGGAAGTTCCTGGAGCAGGAATGCAACGTCCTCCCCTTGAAGCTGCTCATGCCCCAGTGCAACCAAGTGCTCGACGACTACTTCCCCCTGGTCATCGACTACTTCCAGAACCAGATT GACTCAAAGGGCATCTGTATGCACCTGGGCCTGTGCAAATCCCGGCAGCCAGAGCCAGAGCAGGAGCCACGGATGTCAGACCCCCTGCCCAAACCTCTGCGGGACCCTCTGCCAGACCCTCTGCTGGACAAGCTCGTCCTCCCTGTGCTGCCCGGGGCCCTCCAGGAGAGGCCTGGGCCTCACACACAG GACCTCTCCGAGCAGCAAttccccattcctctcccctATTGCTGGCTCTGCAGGGCTCTGATCAAGCGGATTCAAGCCATGATTCCCAAG GGTGCGCTAGCTGTAGCAGTGGCCCAGGTGTGCCACGTGGTACCTCTGGTGGCGGGCGGCATCTGTCAGTGCCTGGCTGAGCGCTACTCCGTCATCCTGCTCGACACGCTGCTGGGCCGCatgctgccccagctggtctGCCGCCTCGTCCTCCGGTGCTCCATGGATGACAGCGCTGGCCCAA GGTCGCCGACAGGAGAATGGCTGCCGCGAGACTCTGAGTGCCGCCTCTGCATGTCCGTGACCACCCAGGCCGGGAACAGCAGCGAGCAGGCCATACCACAGGCAATGCTCCAGGCCTGTGTTGGCTCCTGGCTGGACAGGGAAAAG TGCAAGCAATTTGTGGAGCAGCACACGCCCCAGCTGCTGACCCTGGTGTCCAGGGGCTGGGATGCCCACACCACCTGCCAG
- the SFTPB gene encoding pulmonary surfactant-associated protein B isoform X2, with protein MAESHLLQWLLLLLPTLCGPGTAAWTTSSLACAQGPEFWCQSLEQALQCRALGHCLQEVWGHVGADDLCQECEDIVHILNKRAKEAIFQDTMRKFLEQECNVLPLKLLMPQCNQVLDDYFPLVIDYFQNQIDSKGICMHLGLCKSRQPEPEQEPRMSDPLPKPLRDPLPDPLLDKLVLPVLPGALQERPGPHTQDLSEQQFPIPLPYCWLCRALIKRIQAMIPKGALAVAVAQVCHVVPLVAGGICQCLAERYSVILLDTLLGRMLPQLVCRLVLRCSMDDSAGPRSPTGEWLPRDSECRLCMSVTTQAGNSSEQAIPQAMLQACVGSWLDREKKKTPSFKVLQYGRTWWLTPVIPAP; from the exons ATGGCTGAGTCACACCTGCtgcagtggctgctgctgctgctgcccacgctctgtggcccaggcactG CTGCCTGGACCACCTCATCCTTGGCCTGTGCCCAGGGCCCTGAGTTCTGGTGCCAAAGCCTGGAGCAAGCATTGCAGTGCAGAGCCCTAGGGCATTGCCTACAGGAAGTCTGGGGACATGTGGGAGCC gatGACCTATGCCAAGAGTGTGAGGACATCGTCCACATCCTTAACAAGAGGGCCAAGGAGGCCATTTTCCAG GACACGATGAGGAAGTTCCTGGAGCAGGAATGCAACGTCCTCCCCTTGAAGCTGCTCATGCCCCAGTGCAACCAAGTGCTCGACGACTACTTCCCCCTGGTCATCGACTACTTCCAGAACCAGATT GACTCAAAGGGCATCTGTATGCACCTGGGCCTGTGCAAATCCCGGCAGCCAGAGCCAGAGCAGGAGCCACGGATGTCAGACCCCCTGCCCAAACCTCTGCGGGACCCTCTGCCAGACCCTCTGCTGGACAAGCTCGTCCTCCCTGTGCTGCCCGGGGCCCTCCAGGAGAGGCCTGGGCCTCACACACAG GACCTCTCCGAGCAGCAAttccccattcctctcccctATTGCTGGCTCTGCAGGGCTCTGATCAAGCGGATTCAAGCCATGATTCCCAAG GGTGCGCTAGCTGTAGCAGTGGCCCAGGTGTGCCACGTGGTACCTCTGGTGGCGGGCGGCATCTGTCAGTGCCTGGCTGAGCGCTACTCCGTCATCCTGCTCGACACGCTGCTGGGCCGCatgctgccccagctggtctGCCGCCTCGTCCTCCGGTGCTCCATGGATGACAGCGCTGGCCCAA GGTCGCCGACAGGAGAATGGCTGCCGCGAGACTCTGAGTGCCGCCTCTGCATGTCCGTGACCACCCAGGCCGGGAACAGCAGCGAGCAGGCCATACCACAGGCAATGCTCCAGGCCTGTGTTGGCTCCTGGCTGGACAGGGAAAAG